A genomic window from Aquitalea aquatilis includes:
- a CDS encoding methyl-accepting chemotaxis protein yields the protein MFSTIRNRLLLLIMVPLLVLSSFSLLLLVQNYNQYQKAQQTRNLMELAIASGNLIHSMQIERGASAGYLQSHGQKFADKLPEIRKTTDTKRQAYLLVIAGNHDMSSGVNIQKAKDALQELAGMREQISHQGTLPAQSSAYYSQTIATLLKSISTIGKDNDQADIVRRLQAYLALIQAKENVGLERALSLPAFISDKIEWPQYRAILAKIDNQDVLLNQFEGIAQPAEVAALKSVLSSDASVRVEQFRGLMESHFMQGGFNVTADQWFDAITSKMNALYGVEQQLSASIDGQTQALEAQALRNLLIVGVVGLVTVLFSAGIGLWVGRSIGGPLLLVARSVERSVETRDLSCTVHAEGVKETRQIGNAFNNLMDAFSHLILDVQGCGKDMGTVAEQLSSSSNQVRQSASVQSEATASVAAAVEQTAVSMTEMSTSTRSVMAQVQGSRSDTGQALQTMKETVRTVGEIARQIKASGNDIQRLNASSKEIGGIIDVISDIADQTNLLALNAAIEAARAGETGRGFAVVADEVRNLAARTGTATEQIASLILDVQKRIDATVAGMATADELSSQSLVTVGSSEQGLKQIDESSQLVLQRMQGIATAIEEQDQAMQVISQNVERIAQMTEENSVVAVQNNSQAEKLDQLAGRLSATISQYRISLS from the coding sequence ATGTTTTCCACCATCAGAAACCGTCTTCTCTTGCTGATCATGGTTCCACTCCTCGTGCTGAGCAGCTTCTCACTCCTTTTGCTCGTACAGAACTACAACCAATACCAAAAGGCCCAGCAAACCCGAAACCTCATGGAGTTAGCCATCGCATCGGGCAACTTGATTCACTCCATGCAGATTGAGCGAGGCGCATCTGCAGGCTACCTGCAATCCCATGGCCAGAAGTTCGCTGACAAGCTGCCGGAAATCCGCAAAACCACAGACACCAAACGGCAGGCCTACCTGCTGGTGATCGCCGGCAATCATGACATGTCGAGTGGCGTGAATATTCAGAAGGCCAAGGATGCATTGCAGGAATTGGCAGGCATGCGTGAGCAAATTTCCCACCAAGGCACCTTGCCCGCACAGAGTTCTGCCTACTATTCCCAAACCATCGCTACTCTTCTCAAGAGTATTTCAACGATCGGCAAGGACAATGATCAGGCTGATATCGTGCGCCGCCTGCAAGCTTACCTGGCCCTGATTCAGGCCAAAGAGAATGTAGGCCTGGAGCGAGCTCTTTCTTTGCCGGCATTTATCTCCGACAAAATTGAGTGGCCACAGTACCGTGCCATCCTGGCAAAAATCGACAACCAGGACGTGCTACTGAATCAGTTCGAAGGCATTGCCCAGCCAGCTGAAGTCGCTGCTTTGAAAAGTGTATTGTCGAGCGACGCATCCGTCCGGGTAGAGCAGTTCCGCGGCTTGATGGAAAGCCACTTCATGCAGGGCGGCTTCAATGTGACGGCGGACCAATGGTTCGACGCCATCACCAGCAAGATGAATGCCCTCTACGGTGTTGAGCAGCAGCTGTCCGCAAGCATTGATGGCCAAACTCAGGCACTGGAAGCCCAAGCGCTACGCAACCTCTTGATCGTTGGCGTGGTAGGGCTTGTCACCGTCCTCTTCAGTGCCGGCATCGGCCTGTGGGTTGGCCGTAGCATTGGAGGCCCACTACTACTGGTAGCTCGGTCGGTAGAGAGGTCGGTTGAAACCCGTGACCTTTCCTGTACGGTGCATGCCGAAGGCGTGAAAGAAACCCGGCAGATCGGAAATGCCTTCAACAACCTGATGGATGCATTCTCCCATCTGATCCTAGACGTGCAGGGCTGTGGCAAGGACATGGGCACAGTTGCTGAGCAGCTTTCCTCTAGCAGCAATCAGGTCCGGCAGAGTGCATCGGTGCAGTCGGAAGCCACAGCCTCTGTTGCCGCTGCGGTTGAACAGACGGCGGTCAGCATGACTGAGATGTCCACCAGTACACGTTCCGTTATGGCGCAGGTTCAGGGATCACGTAGCGATACAGGCCAAGCACTGCAGACGATGAAAGAGACAGTGAGAACGGTTGGTGAGATTGCCCGGCAGATCAAGGCGTCCGGCAATGACATCCAGCGCCTGAATGCCAGCTCAAAGGAGATCGGCGGCATTATAGACGTAATCAGTGACATTGCAGACCAGACGAACCTGCTGGCACTGAATGCGGCTATTGAAGCTGCACGGGCTGGCGAAACCGGGCGCGGGTTTGCGGTGGTGGCTGATGAGGTTCGCAACCTGGCTGCACGTACCGGGACCGCGACAGAGCAAATTGCCAGTTTGATACTGGATGTGCAGAAGCGAATCGACGCCACCGTTGCCGGGATGGCCACCGCCGACGAGCTATCTAGCCAAAGCCTGGTGACTGTTGGGTCGAGCGAGCAGGGCCTGAAGCAGATTGATGAGAGTTCCCAGCTGGTATTGCAGCGCATGCAAGGCATCGCCACGGCCATTGAAGAGCAGGATCAGGCCATGCAGGTCATCAGCCAGAATGTGGAGCGCATAGCGCAAATGACCGAGGAAAACAGTGTTGTTGCCGTGCAAAACAATTCACAGGCCGAAAAGCTGGACCAGCTGGCCGGTCGGCTGTCAGCAACGATAAGCCAGTATCGCATCAGCCTGTCCTGA
- a CDS encoding tyrosine-type recombinase/integrase: protein MSRKGGAIQFNLAIDSKLRGCDLVNLRERDVTHGNQTLPRAIVIQRKTQRPVQFELTEPTRLAVSAWLEKAHLRSDQYLFPSRLADSPHLSTRQYARIVHMWVSTAGLDSSIYGTHSLRRTKATLIYKKTKNLCAVQILLGHTKLECTVRYLGIEVDDALEISEQIEI, encoded by the coding sequence GTGTCTAGGAAAGGAGGGGCGATTCAGTTCAACTTAGCTATCGACAGCAAACTTCGTGGATGTGATCTCGTTAACTTACGCGAACGTGACGTAACACATGGAAACCAGACTCTGCCCCGTGCGATTGTTATTCAGCGCAAGACTCAACGGCCTGTGCAATTTGAACTGACGGAGCCGACAAGGCTGGCGGTGTCTGCATGGCTAGAGAAAGCGCACTTGCGAAGCGATCAGTATCTGTTTCCTAGTCGGCTGGCAGACTCTCCACACCTGTCGACTCGTCAATACGCACGGATTGTGCATATGTGGGTCTCGACAGCAGGTCTGGACTCATCCATCTATGGCACACACTCATTACGTCGGACCAAGGCAACATTGATCTACAAAAAGACCAAAAATCTGTGTGCTGTACAAATCTTACTTGGCCACACCAAGCTGGAGTGCACGGTTCGGTACCTTGGCATCGAGGTCGATGATGCACTGGAAATTTCAGAGCAGATTGAAATCTAG
- a CDS encoding MHYT domain-containing protein: MLNSYFISSYQTLLFLQTQYNLWLVSLSLLVAISTSCLALQMAGFAREATEGNLKKIALVTGSIAMGGGIWAMHFVGMLAFSICSSVHYALLPTLFSMLPAIGAAWFALRRLAQPSISQSQLWLSGTLVGSGIGIMHYSGMAAMNMAPQLRYDPLWFAASIMVAVLLSTLALWIRFGLDSNRLRKGYATLLGGGVMGVAIAGMHYFGMAAARFIGTPQAGGFSSWNDNASLAIGIAVLVLMLGNMVLAGNVLLRYRMLYQKTQANELKLQTIVSTTIDGMITFDAEGRIESLNPAAERLFGWMESDVKGCNIQQLIPARYQQGRQMTSPASLPISEIEEEAVGRRKDGTQFPIRLAIGKGALPAYSLYVGFITDISERHRMQRELEEQEQQFHALIDNIPGVTFRSEAKEPWNKLFISEDIQELSGWPSNIFMSGGMHIFNIIHPEDQQRVRDVIHNALNKCIPYTVEYRIRCMDGTECWVSESARGVFNEVNQAVFIDGLILDVSERKLMELAMQVAKESAESAARSKSAFLANMSHEIRTPMNAIIGYTDLLQDFEIDAEPKKMIEIINQSAKGLLGLINDILDTAKLEQGAVELEELPFSLRNVCQQTIDTLKLTTERKGISLIIEYPESINDHFMGDAMRIRQILLNLMSNAVKFTEKGEVRLKVSQHTGIVELIVVDTGIGMNAVAQAKLFKPFSQADASTSRRFGGTGLGTTIALELVKKMGGSIGVESTAGKGSTFTVRIPLVAAQSGQIVKPVVEDANLPPLDILVADDVVQNLNLIKILLKKRGHTVTTAMNGKEVLQLWSQHDFDIILMDVQMPIMDGLETCRVIRSSGGDPDKYGIPIIALTASVLQEDRAAAMAVGMSGFASKPIDIKQLDQEMKRALQEAYG, from the coding sequence ATGCTGAACTCCTACTTCATCAGCAGTTATCAAACGCTGCTTTTTTTACAAACCCAATACAATCTTTGGCTGGTCTCCCTCTCTCTTCTTGTCGCTATTTCCACTTCTTGCCTTGCTTTGCAAATGGCCGGTTTCGCGCGAGAGGCGACTGAAGGCAATCTCAAAAAAATTGCTCTGGTGACAGGATCGATTGCAATGGGAGGCGGCATCTGGGCCATGCATTTTGTTGGCATGCTTGCATTCTCAATCTGTAGTTCGGTGCATTACGCGTTGCTTCCCACGTTGTTCTCCATGCTTCCTGCTATTGGCGCAGCCTGGTTTGCCCTGCGAAGACTTGCCCAGCCAAGCATCAGCCAGAGCCAGTTGTGGCTAAGCGGCACGCTGGTTGGCAGTGGCATCGGCATCATGCACTACAGCGGGATGGCTGCCATGAACATGGCGCCCCAGCTCCGTTATGACCCGCTATGGTTTGCCGCCTCAATCATGGTCGCCGTGTTACTAAGTACCTTGGCGTTATGGATAAGGTTTGGCCTAGATAGCAATCGCCTGCGCAAGGGCTACGCAACCTTGCTGGGAGGGGGCGTAATGGGCGTTGCCATTGCTGGTATGCACTACTTTGGCATGGCAGCGGCCCGCTTTATTGGCACGCCTCAGGCCGGAGGATTTTCGTCTTGGAATGACAATGCCAGCCTTGCTATCGGAATTGCCGTACTGGTGCTCATGCTGGGAAATATGGTTCTGGCAGGTAATGTGCTGCTTCGCTACCGCATGCTCTACCAGAAGACGCAGGCAAACGAGCTGAAACTGCAGACCATCGTCAGCACGACCATTGATGGCATGATCACCTTTGATGCCGAGGGTAGGATAGAGTCGTTAAATCCGGCGGCAGAACGCTTGTTCGGCTGGATGGAGTCTGATGTCAAGGGCTGCAACATCCAACAGCTAATCCCCGCGCGGTACCAACAGGGTCGGCAGATGACTTCTCCTGCTTCGCTGCCGATTTCCGAAATTGAGGAAGAGGCTGTGGGTCGTCGCAAGGATGGCACACAATTCCCTATTCGCCTGGCTATTGGCAAGGGCGCGCTTCCTGCGTACAGCCTGTATGTCGGATTCATCACCGATATCAGCGAACGCCACCGAATGCAGCGTGAACTGGAAGAGCAAGAGCAACAGTTCCATGCACTGATTGACAATATTCCTGGAGTGACATTTCGCAGCGAGGCCAAAGAGCCGTGGAATAAGTTGTTTATCAGTGAAGACATTCAGGAACTTAGTGGCTGGCCAAGTAATATCTTCATGAGCGGAGGCATGCACATCTTCAATATCATCCATCCGGAAGACCAGCAGCGAGTACGTGATGTTATTCATAATGCACTGAATAAATGTATTCCTTATACGGTGGAATACCGCATACGCTGCATGGATGGAACCGAATGCTGGGTATCTGAAAGTGCCCGTGGTGTTTTCAATGAAGTGAATCAAGCCGTTTTCATTGATGGGCTTATTCTTGATGTTTCAGAACGCAAGCTCATGGAGCTTGCCATGCAAGTGGCTAAGGAAAGTGCGGAATCTGCCGCCAGATCAAAAAGCGCTTTTCTTGCCAATATGAGTCATGAAATCCGTACTCCAATGAATGCAATTATCGGCTACACCGATCTTCTGCAGGATTTCGAGATAGATGCTGAACCGAAGAAGATGATTGAAATCATCAATCAGTCTGCCAAAGGCTTGCTGGGATTGATCAACGATATTCTGGATACGGCAAAACTGGAACAAGGTGCTGTGGAGCTGGAGGAACTTCCCTTTTCACTGCGAAATGTCTGCCAACAGACTATTGATACGTTAAAGCTGACAACCGAGCGCAAAGGTATTAGCCTGATTATTGAATACCCGGAGAGCATCAACGATCACTTCATGGGTGATGCTATGCGTATTCGGCAGATATTGCTGAATTTAATGAGCAATGCCGTAAAATTTACTGAAAAGGGCGAAGTGCGGCTAAAGGTTTCCCAACATACGGGCATTGTCGAGCTGATCGTTGTAGATACCGGTATCGGGATGAATGCAGTCGCACAGGCAAAGTTGTTCAAGCCATTTTCGCAGGCCGATGCATCAACTTCACGGCGTTTTGGTGGCACCGGTCTAGGAACAACCATTGCCTTGGAATTGGTAAAAAAGATGGGAGGAAGTATCGGTGTCGAAAGCACTGCGGGTAAGGGCTCGACATTTACCGTACGGATTCCGCTGGTAGCTGCCCAGTCAGGCCAGATAGTTAAACCGGTTGTCGAAGATGCCAATCTACCGCCATTGGATATTCTGGTAGCGGATGACGTGGTACAAAACCTTAACTTGATCAAGATCCTGCTCAAGAAGCGAGGCCACACAGTAACTACGGCAATGAACGGGAAGGAAGTACTGCAGCTTTGGTCGCAACATGATTTTGACATTATTCTGATGGATGTGCAGATGCCAATCATGGATGGACTGGAGACTTGCAGAGTTATTCGCTCCAGTGGTGGAGATCCAGACAAATATGGTATTCCGATAATCGCACTGACTGCAAGTGTCTTACAGGAAGACCGGGCAGCCGCAATGGCAGTTGGCATGAGCGGATTTGCTTCCAAACCAATTGATATAAAGCAATTGGATCAGGAAATGAAACGCGCCTTGCAAGAAGCGTACGGCTAG
- a CDS encoding ABC transporter ATP-binding protein, whose protein sequence is MSELLLQGLCKQFGQQRVIDQLDLHIPSGSLLALLGPSGSGKTTLLRMLCGFEHLDAGSISIGGKLASSASIHVPPERRRIGYVPQEGALFPHLSVADNIVFGLPRSLRKRCHRVAELLEMVGLPAHFATRAPQQLSGGQQQRVALARALAPEPAVVLLDEPFSALDTGLRNDTRQAVLQTLKAVGATAVLVTHDQSEALSCGEQVAVLWEGQLLQQDSPANLYCRPRTPELAGFLGESILLPGIAGPQTVECELGSLPLSQVHQQGAVDVLIRPEQIRLGPPSPSQPQARIIGMEYFGHDATLHLELLHSRHTIKARTNGWHAYQNGQTVGVAVDGSVTVFA, encoded by the coding sequence ATGTCTGAACTTTTGCTTCAGGGGCTGTGCAAACAATTCGGGCAACAGCGGGTCATCGACCAGCTTGATCTGCACATTCCTTCCGGCTCCCTGCTGGCCCTGCTGGGCCCATCAGGGAGCGGCAAAACCACGCTGCTGCGCATGCTGTGCGGCTTCGAGCACCTCGACGCTGGTAGCATCAGCATTGGCGGGAAGCTGGCCAGCAGCGCCAGTATCCACGTGCCGCCAGAGCGGCGACGCATCGGCTATGTACCGCAGGAAGGTGCGCTATTTCCTCATCTGAGTGTGGCCGACAACATCGTGTTCGGCCTGCCACGCAGTCTGCGTAAGCGGTGTCATCGGGTGGCGGAGTTGTTGGAAATGGTGGGCCTGCCTGCACACTTTGCCACCCGTGCGCCGCAGCAGTTGTCCGGTGGTCAGCAACAGCGCGTGGCATTGGCACGTGCATTGGCACCGGAACCTGCGGTGGTATTGCTGGACGAACCGTTCTCGGCACTGGATACCGGCCTGCGCAATGATACCCGCCAGGCTGTGCTGCAGACATTGAAAGCCGTGGGTGCCACGGCGGTGCTGGTTACCCATGACCAGTCGGAGGCCTTGTCCTGTGGTGAGCAAGTGGCCGTCTTGTGGGAAGGCCAGTTGCTGCAGCAGGACAGTCCGGCCAATCTCTATTGCCGTCCGCGCACACCGGAACTAGCAGGTTTTCTAGGCGAATCCATCCTGCTTCCAGGCATTGCCGGCCCGCAAACGGTGGAGTGCGAGCTGGGCAGTCTTCCCTTGTCACAAGTCCATCAGCAAGGTGCAGTAGATGTGTTGATCAGACCCGAGCAGATAAGACTGGGGCCGCCATCACCCAGCCAGCCGCAGGCCAGAATCATTGGTATGGAGTACTTTGGCCACGATGCCACCCTACACCTGGAATTGCTGCACAGCCGGCATACCATCAAGGCGCGTACCAACGGCTGGCATGCCTATCAAAACGGACAGACTGTAGGGGTTGCCGTTGACGGCTCAGTAACCGTTTTTGCCTAG
- a CDS encoding ABC transporter permease: protein MAIHSLMPGRTTHRQGWLFAAALAVCAVLASPLLVIIWQAAQSDPADFIDMLWRPLVGSLALNTAIIVSATTLLCGVLGLVCAWFAERTRLPWQGLWPLLSVAPMAIPTFISSYAWVSLSDDLQGFPGALLVLGSAYSPLVFLPVSAALRGLDPALEETARTLGLGPWRCFFRLILPQLRPALLGGMLLVALSTLSEFGAFVLLRFRTFTTEIFAEYRAGFDSHGAAQLSIVLLLVAAMLIGLEWRVRRQPSYERRAKGARRAPPRLELGARKWLVVAGFVLLSCITLLLPLSTLAYWLTQHGDAAVSPVEVSAELILDASSSSIELGLEGAALTVLLALPLGYLLARMPGRLTGLMERLTFLVQGVPGIVIALGLVTVSIRVVPSLYQTQFLLLLAYAILFLPLAIVSVRSALLQAESRQEELARSLGLGSWQTWLRVLLPMAAPGLGAAASLVFLSIVTELTATLLLSPIGTETLATQIWADTSAMAYAAAAPYALALTLLSMASTWLLMALLGRNAIDRLATDGHTATGDASHV, encoded by the coding sequence ATGGCCATTCACTCCCTGATGCCGGGGAGAACCACACACCGCCAGGGCTGGCTATTTGCTGCCGCCCTGGCGGTATGTGCCGTTCTGGCTTCCCCGCTGCTGGTCATCATCTGGCAGGCTGCGCAGTCCGACCCGGCAGACTTCATCGACATGCTGTGGCGACCGCTGGTTGGTTCGCTGGCGCTCAACACCGCAATCATCGTGTCCGCCACCACTCTGCTGTGTGGCGTGCTGGGGCTGGTCTGTGCCTGGTTTGCCGAACGCACCCGTCTGCCCTGGCAGGGGCTGTGGCCGCTGTTGAGCGTGGCACCGATGGCTATTCCCACCTTCATCAGCAGCTATGCCTGGGTTTCGCTCAGCGACGATCTGCAAGGTTTTCCCGGTGCGCTGTTGGTGCTGGGCAGTGCCTATTCGCCACTGGTCTTCCTGCCGGTATCTGCCGCATTGCGCGGTCTGGATCCGGCACTGGAGGAAACGGCCAGAACCCTTGGGCTGGGGCCATGGCGCTGTTTCTTCCGCCTGATCCTGCCGCAGCTGCGACCAGCCTTGCTGGGCGGCATGTTGCTGGTGGCGCTAAGCACCTTGTCAGAGTTCGGTGCCTTTGTCTTGTTGCGCTTTCGTACCTTCACCACCGAAATCTTTGCCGAATACCGCGCCGGCTTTGACAGCCATGGTGCAGCCCAGTTGTCCATCGTGCTGCTGCTGGTAGCCGCCATGCTGATCGGCCTTGAATGGCGGGTAAGGCGGCAGCCCAGTTATGAGCGGCGTGCCAAGGGCGCTCGCCGCGCACCGCCACGGCTGGAGCTGGGAGCGCGGAAATGGCTGGTGGTGGCCGGCTTTGTGCTGCTGTCCTGCATCACGCTGTTGCTGCCGCTCTCCACGCTGGCTTACTGGTTGACCCAGCATGGCGATGCCGCCGTGTCGCCGGTCGAGGTATCGGCGGAGCTGATTCTTGACGCCAGTTCCAGTTCGATTGAGCTGGGTCTGGAAGGTGCAGCCCTGACTGTGCTGCTGGCATTGCCGCTTGGCTATCTGCTGGCGCGCATGCCGGGCCGGCTGACCGGCCTCATGGAACGGCTGACCTTCCTGGTACAGGGCGTACCCGGCATTGTCATCGCACTGGGGCTGGTCACCGTGTCCATCCGCGTCGTGCCGTCGCTGTATCAGACCCAGTTCCTGCTGCTGCTGGCCTACGCCATCCTGTTTCTGCCGCTGGCCATCGTCAGCGTGCGCTCGGCACTGCTTCAGGCCGAAAGCCGACAGGAGGAACTGGCACGCTCACTGGGGCTAGGCAGTTGGCAGACCTGGCTGCGTGTGCTGCTGCCCATGGCCGCGCCCGGCTTGGGTGCGGCTGCCAGTCTGGTATTCCTGTCCATTGTCACCGAACTGACCGCCACCTTGCTGCTGTCACCCATCGGCACCGAAACACTGGCCACCCAGATCTGGGCCGACACTTCGGCCATGGCCTATGCCGCCGCTGCGCCTTATGCACTGGCGCTTACCTTGCTATCCATGGCATCCACCTGGCTGCTGATGGCCTTGCTGGGAAGGAATGCCATCGACCGTCTGGCCACCGATGGCCACACCGCTACAGGAGACGCTTCTCATGTCTGA
- a CDS encoding extracellular solute-binding protein, whose product MKSFIKQSLLGVASLISLGLALPANAASLILYSAQHPQTVKLLVKDFEQASGISVKVREGEGPELVAQLMAEGKASPADVYFASNSPELMALEGKQMLTRLPAATLAAIPAKYNSPSGSWVGVTARENVLVVNNKLAAGLAMPFSLLDLAGPQWKGKLAIAPSDGDFLPLVSAVRALKGEAATQQWLKGLRNNAQMFDDNEGVAAAVNRGSVAVGIINNYYLARLQVELGNKGMHSQLYHFGNGDVGALLNVSGAGVLKTAHNADAAQKFVSYLTSARAQQVLAKSNITFEYPLLPGIAPAPVLKPFNQLTPPALDMQKLGDDSQAAPMLRKAGLL is encoded by the coding sequence ATGAAATCATTTATCAAGCAGAGCCTGCTCGGCGTCGCCAGTCTGATCAGCCTGGGTCTGGCGCTCCCGGCCAATGCCGCTAGCCTGATCCTGTACAGCGCCCAACACCCGCAAACCGTCAAACTGCTGGTCAAGGACTTTGAGCAAGCCAGCGGCATCAGCGTCAAGGTGCGCGAAGGCGAAGGCCCGGAGCTGGTGGCCCAGTTGATGGCCGAAGGCAAGGCCTCACCGGCTGACGTCTACTTTGCCTCGAACTCGCCGGAGTTGATGGCGCTGGAAGGCAAGCAGATGCTGACCCGCCTGCCTGCCGCCACGCTGGCCGCCATCCCGGCCAAGTACAACTCGCCCAGCGGCAGCTGGGTGGGCGTGACCGCACGTGAAAACGTGCTGGTGGTCAACAACAAGCTGGCTGCCGGTCTTGCCATGCCGTTCTCCTTGCTGGATCTGGCTGGCCCGCAATGGAAAGGCAAACTGGCCATTGCACCGTCTGATGGCGACTTCCTGCCACTGGTCAGCGCCGTGCGCGCCCTGAAGGGTGAGGCTGCGACCCAGCAATGGCTGAAGGGGCTGCGCAACAACGCTCAGATGTTCGACGACAACGAAGGCGTCGCCGCTGCTGTCAATCGTGGCAGCGTGGCTGTCGGCATCATCAACAATTACTACCTGGCACGCCTGCAGGTAGAGCTGGGCAACAAGGGCATGCACAGCCAGCTGTATCACTTCGGCAATGGTGACGTTGGTGCCTTGCTCAACGTCTCTGGTGCCGGGGTACTGAAAACCGCGCACAATGCCGATGCGGCGCAGAAATTTGTCAGCTACCTGACCAGCGCCCGTGCCCAGCAGGTGCTGGCCAAGAGCAACATCACCTTCGAGTACCCGCTATTGCCGGGCATCGCACCGGCACCGGTGCTCAAGCCTTTCAACCAGTTGACGCCGCCGGCACTGGATATGCAGAAGCTGGGGGATGACAGTCAGGCAGCGCCCATGCTGCGCAAGGCCGGTTTGCTGTAA
- the efeB gene encoding iron uptake transporter deferrochelatase/peroxidase subunit, whose protein sequence is MSKHDTPINPARRRFLLGGTQAAVAGALLGGGLGMLSSPRALAATPMPQDLIPFDGAHQAGIITPQQKHSYFAAFDLDTEQRADVIALLKRWTAAARRLSRGQTALPLSGKIDAAPEDGGDSIGLSTGKLTLTFGFGPGLFSKNGVDRYGLASRRPAAFVDLPKFNGDQLVPERSGGDLSIQACADDPQVAFHAVRQLAALAQGVASLRWAQTGFASAPADGSTGRNLMGFKDGTNNPSTKDPALMKEFVWVGDEGGWMKNGSYVVVRRIRIALEHWDRSELGFQQEVVGRYKDNGAPLGQKNEFEAMKLDATDKDGNTIIPDSAHSRVASPQENGGSRILRRAYSYNDGSSFTAERWPPWHQGIEYDAGLFFIAYQRDPRSGFIRINKTVAARDMMNQYTTHVASAIFACPPGTDGKGYIGEPLFAGL, encoded by the coding sequence ATGAGTAAGCACGACACCCCGATCAACCCCGCCCGCCGGCGCTTTTTGCTTGGCGGCACTCAGGCCGCTGTGGCCGGGGCGCTGCTGGGGGGCGGCCTGGGCATGCTGAGCAGCCCGCGCGCACTGGCTGCCACGCCGATGCCACAGGATCTGATTCCGTTTGATGGCGCGCATCAGGCCGGCATCATCACGCCACAGCAAAAACACAGCTACTTTGCAGCCTTTGACCTGGATACCGAACAGCGCGCCGATGTCATTGCCCTGCTCAAGCGCTGGACCGCTGCGGCACGCCGGCTCAGCCGGGGCCAGACGGCACTGCCGCTGAGCGGCAAGATTGACGCCGCTCCGGAAGACGGCGGCGACAGCATCGGCCTGTCCACCGGCAAACTGACGCTGACCTTTGGCTTTGGCCCCGGCCTGTTCAGCAAGAACGGGGTGGATCGTTACGGTCTGGCCAGCCGTCGCCCGGCAGCCTTTGTCGATCTGCCGAAATTCAATGGCGACCAGCTGGTGCCGGAGCGCAGCGGTGGTGACCTGTCCATCCAGGCTTGCGCCGACGACCCGCAAGTTGCCTTCCATGCCGTACGCCAACTGGCCGCCCTGGCCCAGGGCGTGGCCAGCCTGCGCTGGGCACAAACCGGCTTTGCCAGCGCACCGGCTGATGGCAGTACCGGGCGCAATCTGATGGGTTTCAAGGACGGCACTAATAATCCGTCAACCAAGGATCCGGCCCTGATGAAGGAATTTGTCTGGGTTGGCGACGAAGGCGGCTGGATGAAAAACGGCAGCTATGTGGTGGTGCGTCGCATCCGCATTGCGCTGGAACACTGGGACCGCAGCGAACTGGGCTTCCAGCAGGAAGTGGTCGGTCGCTACAAGGATAACGGTGCACCGCTAGGCCAGAAAAACGAGTTTGAAGCCATGAAGCTGGATGCCACCGACAAGGATGGCAACACTATCATTCCGGACAGTGCCCACTCGCGTGTGGCCTCGCCGCAGGAAAATGGCGGCTCGCGCATTCTGCGCCGTGCCTATTCCTACAATGACGGCTCCAGCTTTACCGCCGAGCGCTGGCCGCCCTGGCATCAGGGCATCGAATACGATGCCGGCCTGTTCTTCATCGCTTACCAGCGCGATCCGCGCAGCGGCTTCATCCGGATCAACAAGACCGTGGCCGCGCGCGACATGATGAACCAGTACACCACCCATGTAGCCAGCGCCATCTTTGCCTGCCCGCCAGGTACCGATGGCAAGGGCTATATCGGCGAACCGTTGTTCGCCGGACTGTAA